From Arcticibacter tournemirensis, one genomic window encodes:
- a CDS encoding GH3 auxin-responsive promoter family protein, producing the protein MGLKALLSKPFAAYAVWQINKWKRKAVEVQTGVFESLIKDAANTAFGRDHHFSDIQSYEDFKRSVPLRDYEELRPYVDRMVKGEEDVLWPGKPAYFAKTSGTTSGVKYIPISKESMPEHIKAARNALLTYIHETGKAEFVDGKMIFLQGSPILDKKAGVSTGRLSGIVAHHVPGYLQKNRLPSYKTNCIEDWELKVDAIVEETFHEDMRLISGIPPWVQMYFDRLSVKAGGKKIKDIFKNFGLFVYGGVNFEPYRARMEEVIGRKVDSIETYPASEGFIAYQDSQKEKGLLLLVNAGMFYEFVPSDEYFNENPTRISLKDVELDKNYALILNTNAGLWGYSLGDTVKFISKDPYKIIVTGRIKHYISAFGEHVIGEEVEYALLSAAKETGVEITEFTVAPQVSPPGGGLPYHEWFVEFAKEPANAEEFSMKVDSVLQKKNIYYQDLIEGKILRPLVIRPLQKDAFRNYMKMEGKLGGQNKVPRLSNDRQIADKISKWLN; encoded by the coding sequence ATGGGACTAAAGGCATTGCTTAGTAAACCTTTTGCGGCTTATGCTGTCTGGCAAATAAATAAATGGAAGAGGAAAGCTGTAGAGGTTCAGACAGGCGTTTTTGAAAGCCTCATAAAAGATGCAGCAAATACGGCTTTTGGAAGAGACCATCATTTTTCAGATATCCAATCGTATGAAGACTTCAAACGGTCTGTCCCCCTGAGGGACTATGAAGAATTGAGACCTTATGTTGACCGAATGGTGAAAGGGGAGGAGGACGTGCTCTGGCCTGGGAAACCGGCCTATTTCGCAAAAACATCCGGAACAACATCGGGCGTTAAATACATCCCCATATCTAAGGAGTCGATGCCTGAACATATTAAAGCTGCCCGCAACGCATTGCTTACTTATATCCACGAGACAGGTAAGGCTGAGTTCGTCGATGGTAAGATGATATTCCTTCAGGGCAGTCCCATACTTGATAAGAAAGCGGGAGTTTCGACAGGCCGGTTATCGGGCATCGTTGCGCACCATGTGCCGGGTTATCTTCAGAAGAACCGGCTTCCTTCATATAAAACAAATTGCATAGAGGACTGGGAGCTGAAGGTGGATGCTATTGTGGAGGAGACGTTTCACGAAGATATGCGGCTTATCTCAGGAATCCCGCCCTGGGTTCAGATGTATTTCGATCGTCTTTCTGTAAAAGCAGGGGGAAAGAAAATAAAGGATATCTTTAAGAACTTCGGCCTTTTTGTATATGGTGGTGTTAATTTTGAACCCTACCGGGCACGAATGGAGGAGGTGATAGGCCGTAAAGTGGATTCTATTGAAACTTATCCTGCCTCCGAAGGTTTTATCGCTTATCAGGACTCGCAGAAGGAGAAAGGTCTTCTGCTTCTGGTAAACGCCGGGATGTTCTATGAGTTTGTGCCTTCTGATGAATATTTTAACGAGAATCCTACCCGTATTTCTTTGAAAGATGTTGAGCTGGACAAGAATTATGCGTTGATACTGAATACAAACGCAGGATTATGGGGATATAGTTTAGGTGATACCGTTAAGTTTATATCCAAAGATCCTTATAAAATCATCGTAACAGGGAGGATAAAGCATTATATTTCTGCCTTTGGAGAACATGTGATCGGAGAAGAAGTGGAGTATGCGCTACTGAGTGCGGCAAAGGAAACGGGAGTTGAAATTACAGAATTTACTGTCGCTCCTCAGGTTTCCCCGCCCGGTGGGGGGCTTCCATACCACGAGTGGTTTGTAGAATTTGCAAAGGAACCAGCCAACGCTGAGGAGTTTTCTATGAAAGTAGATTCGGTCTTACAGAAGAAAAATATCTACTATCAGGATCTGATAGAAGGAAAGATTCTAAGGCCACTGGTGATACGACCGCTTCAGAAAGACGCTTTCCGCAATTATATGAAAATGGAAGGTAAGTTAGGTGGGCAGAACAAAGTGCCAAGGCTGTCGAATGACAGGCAGATAGCAGATAAGATTAGTAAATGGTTAAATTGA
- a CDS encoding glycosyltransferase produces the protein MFFSIIIPLYNRPQEVDELLYTLTLQTYTRFEVLVIEDGSKLDAREIVESYKDKLDIHYFYKKNEGQGFTRNFAFGHAKGDYFIMFDSDCLIPVDYLEEVSRYLLQHHLDAYGGPDAAHTSFTPIQKAISYSMTSPFTTGGIRGNNKNLGGQYHPRSFNMGISRKVWEATGGFILTRLGEDIEFSIRIHSMGFKIGLIPNAVVYHKRRTDFLQFYRQIHFFGRARINIYKYFPSTLKLVHFFPALFTIFLIFTLLMNALNTQLAGICNLFLALFILMIFFHSWSVNKSARVAFLSIIAAFIQLTAYGLGFMQDFWKRIILKRS, from the coding sequence ATGTTTTTTTCCATCATTATTCCTCTTTATAACCGGCCTCAGGAAGTTGACGAGCTGCTCTATACGCTCACTCTGCAAACCTATACCCGCTTTGAAGTTCTGGTAATTGAAGACGGTTCAAAACTGGATGCACGCGAAATAGTCGAGTCGTATAAAGATAAGCTGGATATACATTATTTTTATAAGAAGAACGAGGGGCAGGGATTTACGAGGAATTTTGCCTTCGGTCATGCAAAAGGTGATTATTTCATCATGTTTGATTCTGATTGCCTTATCCCGGTTGATTATCTCGAGGAAGTTAGCCGATACTTGCTGCAGCATCATCTTGATGCATACGGCGGTCCCGACGCAGCTCATACCTCGTTTACTCCGATTCAGAAAGCGATCAGTTATTCCATGACCTCGCCATTTACAACGGGAGGGATCAGAGGAAATAATAAAAACCTGGGGGGGCAGTATCATCCGCGAAGTTTTAACATGGGCATATCAAGAAAGGTATGGGAAGCTACCGGAGGATTTATACTGACCAGGCTTGGAGAAGACATAGAGTTCAGTATCCGCATACACTCCATGGGCTTTAAGATAGGACTTATTCCGAATGCAGTTGTCTATCACAAACGCAGAACTGATTTTTTGCAATTCTACAGGCAGATTCATTTCTTCGGCAGGGCAAGGATAAATATTTATAAATATTTTCCTTCTACCCTTAAACTTGTTCATTTTTTTCCCGCATTATTTACCATATTCCTTATTTTTACACTGCTGATGAATGCTCTTAATACCCAGCTTGCAGGCATATGTAACCTGTTTCTGGCGTTATTTATCCTGATGATATTTTTCCATTCGTGGAGTGTAAATAAATCTGCAAGGGTGGCATTTCTTAGCATAATAGCTGCATTTATTCAGCTTACTGCCTATGGACTTGGTTTTATGCAGGATTTTTGGAAGAGAATAATTCTTAAACGTTCATGA